One Eublepharis macularius isolate TG4126 chromosome 6, MPM_Emac_v1.0, whole genome shotgun sequence DNA segment encodes these proteins:
- the GK5 gene encoding putative glycerol kinase 5, with protein sequence MGMKLNAAEALEGNVADPAAAAMVSVGAPAQYVLGVDVGSTVIRCHVYDKGAAVKGASAKQVEVLHPQPGWVELDPESLWTQFVGVVKEAVQAAGIKMNQISALGVATHRATFLTWNRETGKPFHNFISWQDRRAADLVKSWNRSFLMRAVHGVSSLLHFFTRIELFLIASTLTFTTQHISLRLAWVLQHVPEVEQAIKDDNCCFGTVDTWLLYKLTKGAVYATDYSNASSTAFFDPFKLQWSVVLGKLFSIPISIFPAVKDTSCMFGLVDAEIFGEPIPITALVADQQAAMFGECCFNPGDVKVTMGTGSFWDINTGSKVHVSRTGLYPLVGWKIGKELMYLAEGNASDTGNAIKWGRDLDLFTDAGDTSKIAYSLVNSGGVCFVPSFSGLQIPVNDPCACTSFMGITSSTTKNHLVRAMLESIAFRNKQLYETISREVDVPTTYIRADGGVSKNNFVMQMTSDLIDKIIDKPVITDMSCLGAAFLAGLAIGFWSDKEELKKLRQTDVVFKPQKGPKEYELAMSNWTKAVQRSLYWYDQIS encoded by the exons ATGGGGATGAAATTGAACGCTGCCGAGGCGCTGGAGGGAAATGTGGCTgaccctgccgccgccgccatggTCTCTGTGGGGGCCCCAGCTCAGTATGTGCTTGGTGTAGACGTGGGCAGCACCGTCATACGGTGTCATGTTTACGATAAAGGGGCCGCGGTCAAAGGCGCCAGCGCCAAACAG GTAGAAGTACTTCATCCTCAGCCTGGTTGGGTTGAACTGGACCCTGAAAGTCTGTGGACACAGTTTGTTGGAGTGGTAAAAGAGGCAGTTCAAG CTGCAGGAATTAAAATGAATCAGATTTCTGCACTAGGAGTTGCGACACACCGTGCAACTTTCCTTACGTGGAACAG gGAAACAGGGAAACCGTTTCATAATTTCATAAGCTGGCAAGATCGGAGGGCGGCTGACCTTGTAAAATCCTGGAATAGATCTTTCTTAATGAGG GCAGTCCATGGCGTCTCTTCACTGCTTCACTTTTTCACTCGGATTGAACTCTTTTTGATAGCAAGTACACTTACTTTCACAACTCAACATATCTCTTTAAGGCTGGCTTGGGTTTTACAACATGTGCCTGAG GTGGAACAAGCTATTAAAGATGATAATTGCTGTTTTGGGACAGTTGACACGTGGCTATTATATAAACTCACCAAAG GTGCAGTGTATGCTACAGATTATTCAAATGCAAGTTCCACAGCATTTTTTGATCCATTTAAG CTGCAGTGGAGTGTGGTTCTTGGCAAGTTATTTTCCATTCCAATATCAATTTTTCCTGCAGTAAAGGACACAAG CTGCATGTTTGGATTGGTTGATGCTGAAATATTTGGAGAGCCTATTCCCATAACAGCTTTG GTGGCAGACCAACAGGCAGCTATGTTTGGAGAGTGTTGCTTTAATCCAGGTGATGTTAAGGTAACCATGGGGACTGGTTCATTCTGGGATATTAACACTGGAAGCAAAGTTCATGTTTCGAGGACAG GCTTATATCCATTGGTTGGATGGAAGATTGGCAAAGAGCTGATGTACTTAGCGGAAGGCAATGCTTCTGATACTGGGAATGCTATAAAATGGGGCCGTGACTTAG ATCTTTTTACTGATGCTGGAGATACATCCAAAATAGCATACAGCCTGGTCAATTCAGGAGGGGTTTGCTTCGTTCCATCTTTCAGTGGATTGCAG ATTCCAGTGAATGACCCTTGTGCATGTACTTCCTTTATGGGGATCACATCCTCCACCACCAAAAACCATCTTGTTCGAGCTATGCTGGAATCTATTGCTTTCAG GAACAAACAGCTATATGAAACCATCTCAAGAGAAGTAGACGTTCCAACTACATACATTAG AGCTGATGGAGGTGTCAGTAAGAATAATTTTGTAATGCAGATGACTTCTgatttaattgacaaaataataGACAAACCTGTAATTACAGACATGTCTTGTCTTGGAGCAGCTTTTTTAGCTGGTCTTGCTATAG GATTTTGGAGTGACAAAGAAGAACTAAAGAAGCTGAGGCAAACTGATGTTGTTTTTAAGCCACAGAAGGGGCCAAAGGAATACGAGCTTGCCATGAGTAACTGGACAAAAGCTGTTCAACGTTCTCTATACTGGTACGACCAGATATCATAG